One part of the Lycium ferocissimum isolate CSIRO_LF1 chromosome 8, AGI_CSIRO_Lferr_CH_V1, whole genome shotgun sequence genome encodes these proteins:
- the LOC132066071 gene encoding uncharacterized protein LOC132066071 gives MSNLSKLEFVALDITVNDYLSWVLDAEIHLEAKGLGDTIKQGNKSSSQDKAKAMIFLRHHLNEIEYLTVKDPLELWNNLKDRYEHLKMTVLPRARYDWIYLRLQDFETVTDYNSAIHQNNTLLMKNHESRPTGFAPFPEVNAATGYDNPERRQNNYRGRGHGRGCGR, from the exons aTGTCAAATTTATCAAAACTTGAATTTGTGGCACTTGATATCACCGTAAACGATTATTTATCATGGGTCCTTGATGCTGAAATTCACCTTGAGGCTAAAGGTCTTGGGGATACTATTAAACAGGGAAATAAATCATCAAGTCAAGATAAAGCCAAGGCTATGATTTTCCTTCGTCATCATCTTAATGAAATTGAATATTTAACTGTGAAAGATCCACTTGAATTGTGGAATAATTTGAAGGATCGATATGAACACCTAAAGATGACGGTATTACCGAGAGCTCGATATGACTGGATATATCTCCGGCTCCAAGATTTTGAAACTGTAACTGATTATAATTCTGCTATTCATCAA AATAATACTctattaatgaaaaatcatgagtCTCGTCCCACTGGTTTTGctccattccctgaagtgaatgcaGCAACAGGTTATGATAATCCTGAAAGAAGGCAAAATAATTATCGTGGTCGTGGCCATGGTCGTGGGTGTGGACGTTGA